Sequence from the Ziziphus jujuba cultivar Dongzao chromosome 9, ASM3175591v1 genome:
TAATAGCACTATGATATGGCAAAAATATTTCTGTTGTAGACGAAGTGTAAGATTCATTTTGAAGCAAGTCCCTCCACAGAaacaatagtatttttttttttttttttttttttttttgaacttcgAACTTAAACTACTTCGTAGGTGAGAGGATACAGTTtgctaaaattttgaatttacttCCTATGGTGTTCTACAAGCTGCAAAGATAATGATCTTCTATCAAGAAAAGCGCACACTATCCAAATTGAGAAAAAGAACTGACTGTCCACAAAATAAGTTGGGATACTCATCTCATATCAAACTTTAGAGTGAAGTTTGCAAATAAATAATACGTATCTACTGGCTATGTAAGTTTTATACCAAATGTATCATACCTGATATTCACTTCCCAGTTAAATGTACAACGATAAGTTCATTTCATTTACAAAAAGTTATTTATCTATCTCATCAATTTGTGCACCAAAGGAGCAAATTTACAGCTGATGTTGGATCAGCACAGTCAAATAATCGATATTCATTGTTAAGAAATGAGGAAAAATTCGATTCATATGAACAGGAACATCATAAATCCAATAAAAGCATCATGATATTCAGTTGAAATATTATTGTTACCTTGAAACCTTGCTTCCAACCATTTTCGTTTTAATTTACTGAGGCTTGTCAGCTTCCCCCTGCCAAATTATCAGGAGTAAACCTCAGAAATCATTCCCTTGAGCTAGGAAGGCTGTTTGTTGGAAGTACTTACACATCTATCTGAATTTGGGACTCAACATTTTGCAGCTGCAGATGTATGTTTTCAGCAGCAGACATCAGAATTTCAGAGGTTTTCTTACTGGTTACCAACTTCATTTTGCTGTTAAGCTTTTCGATTTGCCGCATGAACAGTTCAACGGCCCTAAGACATTGctaagaaaaattaacaaactaAACATTGTACATGATAAAACTTAGTTCTATTTAACGTTGAATTGTCACTTAGAAGGTAAACCTATCCAGTCCATCAAGTTGGTTGCACTCTGAAGGTTCCTGTCTCTCACTGCTTTCTCCAATCCCTGCCCATTTGTACATAGACAAGATAAAGTTACAAAAAATTACCATAGAGCAAAGAAAAGCTATAACATAATAGCTGGAATGCAACATGGACAAaagaataacaatatataaaaaaatattaaaaaaaaaaaaaactgtgtttAACAGAGGTGAGATATTGTACTAATATAGTTCAATGTAATATTTTCATCGCTGCATAGCCTTTTAGTTGGACGGAACATGAACTTCAGTTCTTCAGCAGTACTGGTTTCTGGGAATGGTGTCTCTCTATCTTTGAAACCTTCACAAGACAAGTAATTATGTATTCTTAGTGGAtgcatttttcataaatacagGTCTACATTCGACAGAGGTTTTGACACCATTCAAACCAGTCATTTTTTTAGTATTGAAAAGTATATCTGATCAGAGATCTCAACACTTCACTCACCTTATCTTTATCTTGGAATATGAAAACATTACAGCAAATATATTCCTTCTCGTGAAGTCAGAAAATACTCAAATAATTTACATCCTTTTTAAAGAGAAATGATGGAATATAGAAGATGACACTCAGAATTTACTATGTCATGAGCAAtagaagcaaataaataaagatatttgaAAAGCAATGAGTTGAGCAACTCATTTTACTACTAATTTTATTAATGGATATAAGTAACCTAAGTAATTGCTttataaaaagaatttaaaaaaaaaaaaaaaaaactgtagcaATCTGGAAGAAAAACGTACAATTATTTCCTTCAATAGAGGGTGAACCTTCTAAAGGACTTGGTAAACTCCTACCCTCAGATGAGGATTCAGACAGCCCATCTTCAGTGTTTTTCTCTTCCATTTCAAATGTTGCCTTTCTGACTGGGGAATTCTTGAGCTCTTCTGCACCATCCTGAAGTTCAATAAGGACAGGCAAAAGGCGAATATGCAAAGTTCTTATTTAAAGAGCTACACACTATGGACCTATGCCAGTGAGACCACTGAATTAACGAAGGATACAGAAGATTCTGCATGTGCACTGCTATAATCCAATTTTGAAGTCATCAGACTTTTGACACTACGTAATTCTCCCACTGTGAAAACCCTCTTTGCTAATGCAGGATTGCCATGACAATGAACCATATGGTCCGTTTTCGGTCTAAAGCTAGGTGAAGAACTTGAGAGAGGTGTCTTAATTCCTAATGTTGGACTCTGGAACTCATCTTGTGGGTTTACGACATTCTTCAGAGATGGAGTACCAATGCCTTCCTGCTGATCCCTGTTATCTGGAGTGTCAAAATCCCCACGCTGGTCTATCTTGTTTGTCTGTGGTGACCGGTGGGAATCGTGTTCCAGGATATTTTTCTCTGGTACATACTTTCTTTCATTCTCAGGCAGGGAACCTTTAAAATCTTTAATCCTCTCACCAAGTGAATATGTTTCTTGAGCAGGTAGTTGTGTTTCAATCCTATAAGTGGCTTCATGAATCTTATTTATTGCATCTCTATCAGCAAAGCAGATTTTACGTGGTCTGAAACTCTTTTTCCCACTCATCTTTTTCGCAGGCATTGAGGAACCACCAGAGACAGCAGCAGCTAATCTTCCAGACCATCCTTCTTCAAAAGTGAAGATGTTCTTCTCCTGATTTCCCCGTTTGTAACCAGGTGATCGGCCACTTTTTGTAGTGTTCTGCTGCTGCTTGGTTGGTGCCCTCTTTTGGGTCAAAGAACGAGTCACAGGTCTCCTGATCCTATGATCAGTACCTTCAGAATCAGTTTCTATTGTATCTGAATTCTGCGCAGGCTTTACTACTGTATCACCCATCTGATCAAATTTCAGCTCCGACTTATTAGAATTTGGTCTAGGCTTGCCAATTGCACCACCCATCTGATCAAATTTCTGCTCTGGATTGAAACTACTGGCACCTAATTCATGAGCTGAAGACTTGGAGTGATGATCATTAGGCGATGAAACAGTTTGTAATATCTCCTGGAGCTTCATTTTTAGACTTTCAGTTCTCCTGTTTTCTACTGTGTTTGCTGCATCCTTTATACGATCTTTATCCATCACCAAGACATCCTGCACAGCCGCAAACTGAAATTCCTGCAAGTTCTCGGCCAATCCATCCTTCCTTCCCCTCCTTTCATAGGTGACACCATCAAACTTATTACGGTTGATATCATCCGAACGTAATACAGAGGCATTGTTTGCAAAAAACTGAACTGAACATGCGAATGGTGTATTCTTTGCTCCATCAACCTGGTACTGCCTCCCACTGGCTGGTAAATTAGAAGTCTGTTCCGCAAAAAGAACAGTCTCTGAAGTGGGTGCTTTTGGGTGAAAGGTGCCAGTAGTAGTAATCCATGGAGAGTTCACCTGCTCTGGAGCTTCAGTGCGTTGCGTTTTTTTGGTAGCTGCCACTTCtccattctttcttttccccTCCGTGGAGTTTCCTACATCAGACTTCATCCTTTCAGAATCTAGCATTGCAATCTCATCTTCCTTTGTAGCTTCAGATTTTTTCTTTGAGACCAAATCCGCCATAACTCCAACAGAGATCTTTCTAGTCTGACTAGATGGATGATTAGTACTACCAAAACTCCAACACTGGCTTGTTTGACCCTGGAATTTGTTGCCAGAGGGCATTACATTCAAGGTTATGAAGAATTgcataaaaggaaaataaaaattgcaattaGTCACCCTAGTTGGACTCTGGGATCCTAATTCGAACTTCATATAATCAGAGGAATTTTGAGTCGAAATATGAGGAAGAAACGAAAGGGAAAATAGAAATGTTGACTAAAAAGACAGAATATGCGAGCAATGTAGGCAGACAGCATGCAAATCAATGAAAGCTGTGACTTACATCTCGGAATTGCTGTGCGGCAACTTGCATCGTTGGAATTTTGCTCGGAACATAAAATATCAGCAAGCAAGGATCGCAGCTGTAACGT
This genomic interval carries:
- the LOC107426179 gene encoding meiosis-specific protein ASY3 isoform X3, producing the protein MQVAAQQFRDGQTSQCWSFGSTNHPSSQTRKISVGVMADLVSKKKSEATKEDEIAMLDSERMKSDVGNSTEGKRKNGEVAATKKTQRTEAPEQVNSPWITTTGTFHPKAPTSETVLFAEQTSNLPASGRQYQVDGAKNTPFACSVQFFANNASVLRSDDINRNKFDGVTYERRGRKDGLAENLQEFQFAAVQDVLVMDKDRIKDAANTVENRRTESLKMKLQEILQTVSSPNDHHSKSSAHELGASSFNPEQKFDQMGGAIGKPRPNSNKSELKFDQMGDTVVKPAQNSDTIETDSEGTDHRIRRPVTRSLTQKRAPTKQQQNTTKSGRSPGYKRGNQEKNIFTFEEGWSGRLAAAVSGGSSMPAKKMSGKKSFRPRKICFADRDAINKIHEATYRIETQLPAQETYSLGERIKDFKGSLPENERKYVPEKNILEHDSHRSPQTNKIDQRGDFDTPDNRDQQEGIGTPSLKNVVNPQDEFQSPTLGIKTPLSSSSPSFRPKTDHMVHCHGNPALAKRVFTVGELRSVKSLMTSKLDYSSAHAESSDGAEELKNSPVRKATFEMEEKNTEDGLSESSSEGRSLPSPLEGSPSIEGNNCFKDRETPFPETSTAEELKFMFRPTKRLCSDENITLNYIRIGESSERQEPSECNQLDGLDRAVELFMRQIEKLNSKMKLVTSKKTSEILMSAAENIHLQLQNVESQIQIDVGKLTSLSKLKRKWLEARFQEQQEQLKLIYEKFKEEVDQHLQDCRSTFEGLEADQLEFKGNMEKQKALQRKLLLQVEEGIETLVSDAQRRIRQVREASFPLIFVLKLMRGKMTQLKQVIALCLKEGVLG
- the LOC107426179 gene encoding meiosis-specific protein ASY3 isoform X1, producing MNIYIYIYSCDPCLLIFYVPSKIPTMQVAAQQFRDGQTSQCWSFGSTNHPSSQTRKISVGVMADLVSKKKSEATKEDEIAMLDSERMKSDVGNSTEGKRKNGEVAATKKTQRTEAPEQVNSPWITTTGTFHPKAPTSETVLFAEQTSNLPASGRQYQVDGAKNTPFACSVQFFANNASVLRSDDINRNKFDGVTYERRGRKDGLAENLQEFQFAAVQDVLVMDKDRIKDAANTVENRRTESLKMKLQEILQTVSSPNDHHSKSSAHELGASSFNPEQKFDQMGGAIGKPRPNSNKSELKFDQMGDTVVKPAQNSDTIETDSEGTDHRIRRPVTRSLTQKRAPTKQQQNTTKSGRSPGYKRGNQEKNIFTFEEGWSGRLAAAVSGGSSMPAKKMSGKKSFRPRKICFADRDAINKIHEATYRIETQLPAQETYSLGERIKDFKGSLPENERKYVPEKNILEHDSHRSPQTNKIDQRGDFDTPDNRDQQEGIGTPSLKNVVNPQDEFQSPTLGIKTPLSSSSPSFRPKTDHMVHCHGNPALAKRVFTVGELRSVKSLMTSKLDYSSAHAESSDGAEELKNSPVRKATFEMEEKNTEDGLSESSSEGRSLPSPLEGSPSIEGNNCFKDRETPFPETSTAEELKFMFRPTKRLCSDENITLNYIRIGESSERQEPSECNQLDGLDRAVELFMRQIEKLNSKMKLVTSKKTSEILMSAAENIHLQLQNVESQIQIDVGKLTSLSKLKRKWLEARFQEQQEQLKLIYEKFKEEVDQHLQDCRSTFEGLEADQLEFKGNMEKQKALQRKLLLQVEEGIETLVSDAQRRIRQVREASFPLIFVLKLMRGKMTQLKQVIALCLKEGVLG
- the LOC107426179 gene encoding meiosis-specific protein ASY3 isoform X2, whose protein sequence is MNIYIYIYSCDPCLLIFYVPSKIPTMQVAAQQFRDGQTSQCWSFGSTNHPSSQTRKISVGVMADLVSKKKSEATKEDEIAMLDSERMKSDVGNSTEGKRKNGEVAATKKTQRTEAPEQVNSPWITTTGTFHPKAPTSETVLFAEQTSNLPASGRQYQVDGAKNTPFACSVQFFANNASVLRSDDINRNKFDGVTYERRGRKDGLAENLQEFQFAAVQDVLVMDKDRIKDAANTVENRRTESLKMKLQEILQTVSSPNDHHSKSSAHELGASSFNPEQKFDQMGGAIGKPRPNSNKSELKFDQMGDTVVKPAQNSDTIETDSEGTDHRIRRPVTRSLTQKRAPTKQQQNTTKSGRSPGYKRGNQEKNIFTFEEGWSGRLAAAVSGGSSMPAKKMSGKKSFRPRKICFADRDAINKIHEATYRIETQLPAQETYSLGERIKDFKGSLPENERKYVPEKNILEHDSHRSPQTNKIDQRGDFDTPDNRDQQEGIGTPSLKNVVNPQDEFQSPTLGIKTPLSSSSPSFRPKTDHMVHCHGNPALAKRVFTVGELRSVKSLMTSKLDYSSAHAESSDGAEELKNSPVRKATFEMEEKNTEDGLSESSSEGRSLPSPLEGSPSIEGNNCFKDRETPFPETSTAEELKFMFRPTKRLCSDENITLNYIRIGESSERQEPSECNQLDGLDRAVELFMRQIEKLNSKMKLVTSKKTSEILMSAAENIHLQLQNVESQIQIDVGKLTSLSKLKRKWLEARFQEQQEQLKLIYEKFKEEVDQHLQDCRSTFEGLEADQLEFKGNMEKQKALQRKLLLQVEEGIETLVSDAQRRIRQVRELMRGKMTQLKQVIALCLKEGVLG